The region AAGTTGTATACCTTCAGATAAAAAATCTGCAGCATTTGAATATGATCTAAGCTTTTGTTCTTGAATTGCAGAATCTCTAGCAGTTAAAGCAGCTAATAAAGTTAGATCTGATTCTCTACTACTTCCTAAAGCAGGAGTTTGAGGGGGCTGCAAAGCTTTTTTTGCAATTTTGAAAGCTTCTTTGGGCGAGCCTGATTCCCAAAGAAGTATTAAACCTGCTACTTCTCTATTTGAAGAAAACTCTAATCCAGATGATCCATTGAGTAATAAATTTTCGTATTCTCTCCTACTTTCTGGGTCTGTGAGTTTATCAGCAGTTAAGCGAAGCAACTCAGATCTTTGCGTTAAAACTTCATAAGTAAATCCCTCATCCGGGGTTTTATCCAAACGTAATTGAAAGGCCCTTAATATTTCCTCAGATGTTGCAGAGGGGCTTACGCCAATTAAACGAAAATGATCTAAAGGAAGTTCCAAACAAATATCCTATTAAAAATCTTAGACAAATTTTATCAAGTTAAAAAATTTTTTCATATGGTCTTACAGAGTTATTAAAAAAAATCATGAAAATTGACCTTCACAGCTTAGAATGTTAACAAATCAAAACTTCATTAAGGTATTTTCTTGGAAACACACGTAGAGAGAATCTCAAATCTTCAAGATATAAAAAAAGCCGAATTAGATCGAGAAACTGGATTATTTCTTTATGAAGATATGACACTCGGTCGAAGATTCGAAGATAAGTGTGCAGAAATGTATTACAGGGGGAAAATGTTTGGTTTCGTTCATTTATATAACGGCCAAGAAGCTATTAGCACTGGAGTAATTGGTGCCATGAGAAAGAAACATGATTGGTTTTGTAGTACCTACCGCGATCATGTTCATGCATTAAGTGCAGGTGTTCCATCTTTTGAAGTAATGAGTGAACTCTTTGGTAAAGCTACAGGTTGTAGTAAAGGGAGAGGAGGGTCCATGCACTTATTCTCAAGAGAGCATCATCTATTGGGAGGATATGCATTTATAGGAGAGGGAATTCCAGTAGCTTTAGGGGCAGCCTTTTCTAGTAGATACAAGAAAGAAGTTTCTTGTGACAACAATAGTGATGCTGTAACTGCAGCATTCTTTGGAGATGGGACTTGTAATAATGGACAGTTTTTTGAATGCTTAAATATGGCTCAATTATGGAAATTACCCATAATTTTTGTTGTTGAGAATAATAAGTGGGCTATTGGTATGGCTCATGACAGGGCAACCAGCAATCCTGAAATCTGGAGAAAAGCCTCTGC is a window of Prochlorococcus marinus XMU1419 DNA encoding:
- the pdhA gene encoding pyruvate dehydrogenase (acetyl-transferring) E1 component subunit alpha, encoding METHVERISNLQDIKKAELDRETGLFLYEDMTLGRRFEDKCAEMYYRGKMFGFVHLYNGQEAISTGVIGAMRKKHDWFCSTYRDHVHALSAGVPSFEVMSELFGKATGCSKGRGGSMHLFSREHHLLGGYAFIGEGIPVALGAAFSSRYKKEVSCDNNSDAVTAAFFGDGTCNNGQFFECLNMAQLWKLPIIFVVENNKWAIGMAHDRATSNPEIWRKASAFGMHGEEVDGMDVLAVRGAAQRAIERARAGEGPTLLECLTYRYRGHSLADPDELRSEKEKEFWGKRDPIKKLAKEIIDGKLATEEELKNIEKKIDNEISESVKNALEAPEPPSNELTKYIWAED